A single region of the Lycium barbarum isolate Lr01 chromosome 2, ASM1917538v2, whole genome shotgun sequence genome encodes:
- the LOC132628826 gene encoding uncharacterized protein LOC132628826 — protein MLSRVLKKLESTDTFCKETRDEVKSMGQVLSLHSTSIKQLESQLGQISMILNQRQKGTFPSDTVANPRNDGDHKCNAITTRSGKTIGEEALVKDNVLVDDEKMVEEPIMVEEEETPKKKRIDDASKGKEAVEEVPRASPPVLKPPPPFPQRLANKAEDGKFLKFIERLKGLSINIPLVEALEQMSSYAKFMKDLMTKRRHAYFEKMGVTHHSSSIVTKALVQTKEDPGDFTIACTIGMYKFGKALCDLGESINLMPLAIFNKLGLGTPRPISRDC, from the exons ATGTTGTCAAGAGTGTTGAAGAAATTGGAATCCACCGATACCTTTTGCAAGGAAACAAGAGATGAGGTGAAATCAATGGGGCAAGTTTTAAGTTTGcactccacctccattaaacaattggagtctcaacttggccaaatctcgaTGATTCTCAACCAAAGGCAAAAAGGCACATTCCCTAGTGATACGGTTGCAAATCCAAGGAATGATGGTGatcataaatgcaatgcaatcactactaggagtggaaAAACAATTGGAGAAGAGGCATTGGTGAAAGATAATGTGTTGGTTGATGATgagaaaatggttgaagaaccAATCATGGTTGAAGAAGAAGAGACTCCAAAGAAGAAGCGG ATTGACGATGCTTCAAAAGGTAAGGAAGCGGTAGAGGAGGTGccaagggcttcaccgcccgtTCTAAAGCCTCCTCCTCCATTTCCTCAACGATTGGCAAATAAAGCGGAAGATGGAAAATTTCTCAAATTTATAGAGAGATTGAAAGGGCTTTCAATTAACATTCCCTTGGTGGAAGCACTTGAACAAATGTCCAGTTATGCAAAATTCATGAAAGATCTTATGACCAAGAGGAGGCatgcttattttgaaaaaatgGGAGTTACACATCATAGTAGCTCTATTGTGACAAAAGCTTTAGTTCAAACGAAAGAAGATCCGGGAGATTTTACCATCGCTTGCACAATTGGAATGTATAAATTTGGCAAAGCATTATGTGATCTTGGAGAAAGCATTAACTTGATGCCACTTGCTATTTTCAACAAATTGGGGTTAGGCACTCCCCGACCCATATCAAGAGATTGCTAA